The Rhinoderma darwinii isolate aRhiDar2 chromosome 8, aRhiDar2.hap1, whole genome shotgun sequence genome has a window encoding:
- the LOC142658853 gene encoding galectin-4-like, whose protein sequence is MAFVPAPGYQPAFNPPVPYTTIIAGGLRVGMVVCVQATLPNKYNRFGINFATGQEETSDIAFHFNARYDGRDRVVFNSKQSEVWGDEEMKREMPFKSGKVFFIMFEVTRNNYQVFANGAPFYEFGHRIPLERVNWLQVNGDIAVQELSIIGNGPGVKGGLVLSAAQADLLPMLGPPVVNAPVPFSTNIRGGMIPKRTVVVKGIVKPKAKSFAINLKVGFNNEIALHLNPRFNKKSVVRNSFVNGTWGEEETEATKFPFKEGDYFDISFRSGEKHIKVYVNGSHCFNYSHRVCNLQQVDKVEVEGDVNIVYVFV, encoded by the exons ATGGCATTTGTACCCGCTCCAGGCTATCAACCTGCCTTCAACCCT CCCGTCCCTTATACCACCATAATCGCTGGCGGCCTTCGCGTGGGGATGGTGGTGTGTGTTCAGGCCACACTTCCCAATAAATATAACAG GTTTGGTATCAACTTTGCCACTGGACAGGAGGAGACTTCAGACATTGCCTTTCACTTTAATGCACGATACGATGGCCGTGACCGCGTCGTCTTCAACTCAAAACAAAGTGAAGTCTGGGGGGATGAGGAAATGAAGCGAGAAATGCCTTTTAAATCTGGGAAAGTCTTCTTCATCATGTTCGAGGTGACTCGCAACAACTATCAG GTGTTTGCAAATGGTGCTCCATTTTATGAGTTTGGGCACAGAATTCCTCTGGAGAGAGTGAACTGGCTGCAGGTGAACGGGGATATTGCAGTTCAAGAGCTGAGCATTATTGGCAATGGACCAGGTGTAAAGGGC GGTCTTGTATTGTCAGCTGCACAGGCCGATCTCCTG CCTATGTTGGGACCTCCTGTTGTAAATGCA CCGGTTCCATTTTCTACCAACATCAGAGGTGGGATGATCCCAAAACGCACCGTGGTTGTGAAAGGAATTGTAAAGCCTAAAGCCAAAAG CTTCGCTATTAATCTTAAAGTTGGTTTCAACAATGAGATTGCGCTTCACCTGAATCCTCGTTTTAACAAGAAGTCCGTGGTCAGGAACAGCTTTGTAAATGGGACCTGGGGAGAGGAAGAGACCGAAGCGACAAAATTCCCCTTCAAAGAAGGAGATTACTTTGAT ATTTCTTTCCGCAGTGGAGAAAAGCATATTAAAGTCTATGTGAATGGATCTCACTGCTTCAACTACTCTCATCGGGTCTGTAATTTACAGCAAGTGGACAAGGTGGAAGTGGAAGGGGATGTTAacattgtatatgtgtttgtctaa